The Neobacillus sp. PS3-34 genome has a window encoding:
- a CDS encoding YfmQ family protein — protein sequence MTWAVVISIILISLVKILMTCLPTGVVEWLTSKFETHSKLNDALATVTLDGKHLDRKEKTQIINYLNEATFLERHYIWPGNEHLYLNPENGGTPIIIDSKRGKKDVRLFVFRYNDHIDVVKQYKKKVVAYSLLSDSLQKRSMITG from the coding sequence ATGACATGGGCTGTGGTGATTTCGATAATTCTCATAAGTCTAGTTAAAATATTAATGACCTGTCTTCCAACTGGTGTTGTGGAATGGCTTACCAGCAAATTTGAAACACATTCAAAACTGAATGACGCCCTTGCCACCGTAACCCTTGACGGAAAACACTTGGATCGTAAAGAAAAAACTCAAATTATTAATTATCTTAATGAGGCTACATTTTTAGAACGGCATTATATATGGCCAGGGAACGAGCATTTGTACTTAAATCCAGAGAACGGTGGGACCCCAATCATTATTGATAGTAAAAGGGGTAAAAAGGATGTTCGGTTGTTTGTTTTCAGATACAACGATCACATTGATGTAGTCAAACAGTACAAGAAGAAAGTAGTAGCGTATAGTCTGCTTTCTGATAGTCTTCAAAAGCGATCTATGATTACAGGGTGA
- a CDS encoding CBO0543 family protein, whose amino-acid sequence MNENLKAALKMHELHHENFENDLNHWLKYELFSWNWWVLFAFALLPWIIWLKVIDRKRLLEIILIGTLAMIPTTFLDAIGIDLSFWIYPVQFSPVAPRAMAFDMSMVSVTYMLMYQFFNKWKSYIIALLIMSLLFAFIGEPVSKAMNLVYYIRWKYWYSLLYYIALGITIKIFVNKCKGTYIKE is encoded by the coding sequence ATGAATGAAAATCTAAAAGCAGCATTAAAAATGCATGAACTACATCACGAAAATTTTGAAAATGACCTTAATCATTGGCTAAAATATGAATTATTTTCCTGGAATTGGTGGGTTCTGTTTGCTTTTGCTTTACTCCCATGGATTATATGGCTTAAGGTAATCGACCGAAAAAGACTATTGGAAATTATTTTAATTGGTACACTAGCAATGATTCCTACTACTTTTTTAGATGCTATTGGTATTGATTTAAGTTTTTGGATTTACCCAGTACAGTTTAGCCCTGTTGCTCCAAGAGCAATGGCATTTGATATGTCAATGGTGTCTGTTACCTATATGTTGATGTATCAATTTTTTAATAAATGGAAGTCATACATAATAGCCTTATTAATTATGTCATTGTTATTTGCATTTATCGGTGAACCTGTAAGTAAGGCAATGAATTTAGTGTATTATATAAGATGGAAATATTGGTACTCTTTGCTTTACTACATTGCACTTGGAATAACCATTAAAATATTTGTTAATAAGTGTAAAGGTACATACATTAAAGAGTAA
- a CDS encoding FTR1 family protein → MVTIQAMLSANPPNYKAAGETIDNMVEYLTPLANKSEYTYWDAAMILIREGLEALLVVIALMSFVKKSGEDRGRGWIWTGVLSGLGVSIILALIVKFVISSGAFGNNNALIGGWTGVFAAVMLLYMSYWLHSQSNIADWNRYIREKSQTALTTGKLVSLGVLAFLAVFREGTETVLFYIGMASQIKVQSLLIGFLIGAAILGILAYLMVFVGLKLPLRPFFMVSSVIVFYLCIKFTGMGIHSLQLAGLIPTTNSPSIPSIEFFALYPSWESTLPQITLVLVAVLILLFKNIKSKKLITANNN, encoded by the coding sequence TTGGTAACCATTCAAGCCATGCTTTCTGCAAATCCACCGAATTATAAAGCAGCTGGTGAAACAATTGATAACATGGTTGAGTATCTAACTCCTTTAGCTAACAAATCCGAGTACACCTATTGGGATGCAGCGATGATTCTCATTCGAGAAGGTTTAGAAGCATTGCTCGTAGTAATTGCACTTATGTCTTTTGTAAAAAAATCAGGTGAGGATAGGGGAAGAGGATGGATTTGGACTGGCGTTCTGTCAGGTCTCGGAGTAAGTATCATCCTTGCCCTAATCGTCAAGTTTGTTATTTCATCGGGTGCTTTTGGAAATAATAATGCCCTTATTGGTGGATGGACAGGGGTTTTTGCGGCAGTCATGTTATTGTATATGAGCTACTGGCTTCACAGTCAATCCAATATCGCAGATTGGAATCGGTATATTCGTGAGAAAAGCCAAACTGCATTAACCACGGGTAAACTTGTTTCGTTAGGAGTTCTTGCCTTCCTTGCAGTGTTTCGTGAAGGGACCGAAACCGTATTGTTTTATATCGGAATGGCAAGCCAAATTAAAGTTCAGTCATTATTAATTGGATTCCTAATCGGAGCTGCAATTCTTGGGATCCTCGCTTATTTAATGGTATTTGTAGGTTTGAAATTACCGCTTCGTCCATTCTTTATGGTTTCTAGTGTCATCGTTTTTTATCTTTGTATTAAGTTTACGGGAATGGGTATTCATAGCTTGCAATTAGCAGGGTTAATTCCAACAACGAATTCACCAAGTATCCCAAGCATAGAATTTTTTGCACTTTACCCTTCATGGGAAAGCACGCTTCCTCAGATAACTCTAGTTCTTGTTGCTGTCTTAATTCTTTTGTTCAAGAACATAAAAAGCAAAAAACTCATAACGGCTAATAATAACTAA
- a CDS encoding DinB family protein, whose translation MENVINGINHWIRFLPEEFNLMTKNEVTNRPLPHKWSKKEILGHLCDSAINNIDRFIKIQYEELPYVIQSYNQDQWVLLQNYQDCPLDEILNLFSSLNKQIINIILNIPRRRLSNLCDIGNNQLKTLEWLIKDYLEHMEHHINNQILIKNNA comes from the coding sequence ATGGAAAATGTAATAAATGGTATCAATCATTGGATACGTTTTTTACCAGAAGAGTTCAACCTGATGACAAAAAATGAAGTAACTAATCGACCATTACCACACAAATGGTCTAAAAAAGAGATTTTAGGACATCTATGCGACTCAGCAATAAATAATATTGATAGGTTTATAAAGATTCAGTACGAAGAACTCCCATATGTTATACAATCGTATAATCAAGACCAATGGGTATTACTTCAGAATTATCAAGATTGTCCACTTGATGAGATACTAAACCTTTTTTCTTCATTGAATAAGCAAATCATAAATATAATATTGAATATTCCAAGACGGAGATTATCCAATCTTTGTGACATAGGAAATAATCAACTAAAAACATTAGAATGGCTCATAAAAGATTATCTTGAACATATGGAACACCATATTAACAATCAAATCCTTATCAAAAATAATGCCTAA
- a CDS encoding DUF1572 family protein: MSNTHNEISSEYLRVIKLRFKEMKSTAERTFEQLDDKMLFWFPNENSNSISVIVKHMSGNMVSRWTDFLISDGEKPSRDRDEEFEQTISNRNELYEVWNKGWNVFINALDYIEEEHLLSEIFIRNESHTLIEAIERQMYHYSYHTGQIVYIAKQLKSDDWTSLTIPKRVNKKDS, encoded by the coding sequence ATGTCTAATACTCATAATGAAATATCCTCTGAATATTTACGAGTGATTAAATTGCGGTTTAAAGAAATGAAAAGTACAGCTGAGAGAACGTTCGAACAACTTGATGATAAAATGTTATTTTGGTTTCCAAATGAAAACTCAAATAGTATTTCTGTAATCGTGAAACATATGAGTGGCAATATGGTTTCCCGATGGACTGATTTCTTAATTTCTGACGGGGAGAAACCTTCTAGAGACAGAGATGAGGAATTTGAACAGACAATTTCAAATCGTAACGAATTATATGAGGTTTGGAATAAAGGGTGGAATGTTTTCATTAACGCATTGGATTATATAGAAGAGGAACATCTGCTAAGTGAGATATTCATTAGAAATGAATCTCATACACTTATTGAGGCAATTGAGAGACAAATGTATCACTATTCATATCATACCGGGCAAATAGTTTATATAGCTAAACAGTTAAAATCTGATGACTGGACGAGTTTAACCATACCAAAACGAGTGAACAAAAAAGATTCATAA
- a CDS encoding peptidoglycan DD-metalloendopeptidase family protein produces the protein MPTATVHTVQSGEYLSLIAKKYQTTVSEIKRLNSLSSDTVFLGQELKITEGSIPAPAFLADGMFPMAKGTYTSFQDTWGNSRQFGGNRVHEGTDIMASKGTRLYAVTDGTVTNYGWNELGGWRVTIRTQEGYYLYYAHLNKYAAGIGFGSKVKKGQLVGYVGNTGYGP, from the coding sequence ATTCCAACTGCCACAGTACATACGGTACAGTCTGGGGAATATTTATCTCTTATTGCGAAAAAATACCAAACGACTGTTTCAGAGATTAAGAGATTGAACAGTTTAAGCAGTGACACTGTTTTTTTAGGACAAGAATTAAAAATAACTGAAGGATCTATTCCTGCACCTGCCTTTTTAGCAGATGGTATGTTTCCAATGGCCAAAGGGACTTATACTTCATTTCAGGATACTTGGGGAAATTCCCGCCAATTTGGTGGGAATCGAGTACATGAGGGAACCGATATTATGGCTTCGAAAGGTACACGACTGTATGCCGTAACGGATGGAACCGTAACGAATTACGGATGGAACGAACTGGGTGGATGGAGAGTTACCATTCGCACCCAGGAGGGATACTATCTGTATTATGCCCATTTAAACAAATATGCAGCGGGAATTGGATTCGGCTCCAAGGTGAAAAAAGGACAACTTGTTGGCTATGTAGGGAATACTGGCTATGGGCCGTAG
- a CDS encoding CBO0543 family protein, whose translation MTDRKILKFLWVLGLVLLFPTLLKKPIKEHLIIFLLSSFFNTPLDNYLVSKDRLEYPVRLKNERKFTKGSFLYDSILCPLITVWYYQSTRKIKKLSEIILKTFLFTTPQVVLEALMERFTRTIKYKKGWKWYHSFIGIFLIKLYIRGFVGLINLISNAQHSSEKAKGTH comes from the coding sequence ATGACAGACCGAAAAATACTAAAATTCCTATGGGTGTTAGGATTGGTACTTCTTTTCCCTACATTATTAAAAAAACCAATAAAAGAACATTTAATCATTTTTTTATTAAGTTCTTTTTTCAATACACCTTTAGATAACTACCTTGTTTCAAAAGACCGTTTAGAGTATCCAGTTAGGCTGAAAAATGAACGTAAATTTACGAAAGGGAGTTTTTTATACGATAGTATTTTGTGTCCGTTAATTACTGTTTGGTACTATCAGTCCACTCGAAAAATAAAAAAGTTAAGTGAAATCATATTGAAAACATTTTTATTTACTACACCACAAGTTGTTTTGGAAGCTTTAATGGAACGTTTTACAAGAACCATTAAATACAAAAAAGGATGGAAATGGTACCATTCCTTTATTGGAATTTTTTTAATAAAATTATACATTAGAGGGTTTGTTGGTTTAATTAATCTAATTTCAAATGCCCAACATTCATCAGAAAAAGCAAAGGGGACTCATTAA
- a CDS encoding LysM peptidoglycan-binding domain-containing protein, with the protein MKKQKLYSLLLATFLSASAFSVSAHAESLAYKVKSGETLTSIANRYHVSVSQLKTWNHLTSEKIRIGQTITVSVPEATYKVKKGDLITTIAKNHHLLVADIKISNHLTSDRLKVGQTLKIPSHKGVYLTHTVKTGDSLSLISRDYGLSVSNIKKFNNFTTDKVRIGQVLKLTASPAAHTIQAACS; encoded by the coding sequence ATGAAAAAACAGAAGCTTTATTCGTTGCTGTTAGCCACCTTCTTGTCTGCTTCGGCATTTTCAGTCTCTGCTCATGCGGAAAGTTTAGCTTATAAAGTGAAATCAGGAGAGACCCTCACAAGTATTGCGAATCGTTATCACGTTTCGGTCAGCCAGTTAAAAACATGGAATCATCTTACTTCCGAAAAGATTCGTATAGGGCAAACGATCACAGTATCCGTTCCTGAAGCAACCTACAAGGTGAAAAAAGGAGATCTTATCACCACTATCGCTAAAAATCATCACCTCCTGGTTGCGGATATTAAAATTAGCAACCATTTAACATCAGACCGTCTAAAAGTGGGACAAACGTTAAAGATTCCTTCCCATAAGGGAGTATACCTAACACATACGGTCAAAACGGGTGATTCGCTATCACTTATTTCAAGAGATTATGGTTTGTCCGTTTCCAATATTAAAAAGTTTAATAATTTCACAACAGATAAGGTTCGAATTGGACAAGTATTAAAATTAACGGCGAGTCCAGCTGCGCACACAATCCAAGCCGCCTGCTCCTAA
- a CDS encoding fructose-bisphosphate aldolase produces MRKYLQICIFFLFLVLILIPVVACGKIQEPKLTIKAQISTLSKNEFNYIDTKGFDNPIRGEFRKFTFDFDMEHSDDSRKIDIPSFSDLVNKRIDNARVLHATGVEQDNKGENFAKYTTEFVFYSKGLSEDEIREAFSSDVITVSWIAKNGKHITKRFIIGDLIKFINKD; encoded by the coding sequence ATGAGGAAATACCTGCAAATATGTATATTTTTTCTTTTTTTAGTATTAATCCTTATACCAGTTGTTGCTTGCGGTAAAATTCAAGAACCAAAATTAACTATTAAAGCACAAATTTCAACGTTAAGTAAAAATGAATTTAATTATATTGATACTAAAGGTTTTGATAATCCTATCAGAGGAGAATTCAGAAAGTTCACATTTGATTTCGATATGGAACATTCAGATGACTCTCGGAAAATTGATATTCCAAGTTTTTCTGATTTGGTAAATAAAAGAATTGATAATGCACGTGTTTTACATGCTACGGGCGTTGAACAAGATAACAAAGGTGAAAATTTTGCAAAATACACAACTGAGTTCGTTTTTTATTCCAAAGGTTTAAGTGAAGATGAAATAAGGGAAGCTTTTAGTTCTGATGTTATTACAGTATCTTGGATTGCGAAAAATGGAAAACATATTACAAAAAGGTTTATTATTGGTGATTTAATTAAATTTATTAATAAGGATTAG
- a CDS encoding DJ-1/PfpI family protein, protein MKRLVVRLAVYVLIFVVFMGGIGLYGFNRHQKDFYLNVRHEPVPSLQGVKIPQYNPDKPTVAVVLADSTIPTEDFDFLIPYELLSMTDAYNVYAVAPDKNVKSLSGGLDVLPHYSYKELDNLLNKSPDIIVVPYMPIDVSKLDEVKYQPTRKWIQKHSRSKTTTFVSICGGSLNLADAGLLKGKSATSHWQALPGLIKKYTDTHWKEDVRYVHEGNTLTSAGQSAGIDAVLHLISQQLGEPVAAKISKEISYPSYQFVQNPKVALFTGI, encoded by the coding sequence ATGAAAAGGTTAGTAGTACGTTTAGCTGTTTATGTATTGATTTTCGTTGTTTTTATGGGGGGGATCGGGCTGTATGGATTTAATCGTCATCAAAAAGATTTTTACTTAAACGTCCGCCATGAGCCAGTTCCTTCGCTGCAAGGTGTGAAAATACCTCAATACAATCCCGATAAACCTACAGTAGCAGTCGTATTGGCGGATTCAACCATACCCACCGAAGACTTCGATTTTCTTATTCCCTACGAACTGCTGTCGATGACAGATGCTTATAATGTATACGCTGTTGCACCGGACAAAAACGTGAAGTCATTATCAGGCGGGCTGGATGTACTACCACATTACTCTTATAAAGAACTGGATAACCTATTAAATAAAAGTCCGGATATTATTGTGGTCCCTTATATGCCCATAGATGTGTCCAAATTAGATGAAGTGAAATATCAACCAACTCGCAAATGGATTCAAAAACATTCCAGAAGTAAAACGACGACTTTTGTAAGCATTTGTGGTGGGTCGTTGAATCTTGCCGATGCCGGTTTATTAAAAGGGAAGTCGGCCACCTCACACTGGCAGGCCTTACCTGGATTAATCAAGAAATATACGGATACACATTGGAAAGAGGATGTGCGGTATGTTCATGAAGGAAACACCTTAACTTCAGCCGGTCAAAGTGCAGGTATTGATGCAGTACTTCATCTGATATCTCAGCAACTAGGAGAACCCGTGGCTGCAAAAATATCTAAGGAAATTAGTTATCCTTCGTACCAATTCGTACAAAATCCAAAGGTGGCCCTTTTTACAGGGATATAA
- a CDS encoding SRPBCC domain-containing protein, with amino-acid sequence MVNNLNQSFEFTRVFDAPRELVFKAWTEHGHFAKWWGPKGFTLEVVIMDARSGGRFLGFLTSPNGNLVMWRKFTYQEVVEPEKVSYIQSFSDEQGNTVGAPFSGSWPLEIMNVITLEDDEGKTVLN; translated from the coding sequence ATGGTTAACAATCTGAATCAATCGTTCGAATTTACGCGTGTATTCGATGCCCCTCGCGAACTCGTATTTAAAGCATGGACAGAGCACGGGCATTTCGCGAAATGGTGGGGACCAAAGGGATTCACCCTCGAAGTCGTTATAATGGACGCTCGATCAGGTGGCCGGTTTTTAGGTTTTCTGACGTCTCCTAACGGAAATCTAGTTATGTGGAGAAAATTTACATACCAAGAGGTTGTCGAACCTGAGAAAGTGTCTTATATCCAATCCTTTTCCGATGAGCAAGGCAATACGGTCGGAGCGCCTTTTAGTGGGAGCTGGCCTCTTGAAATTATGAATGTCATAACGCTTGAAGATGACGAAGGTAAAACTGTTTTAAACTGA
- a CDS encoding HXXEE domain-containing protein — protein MIFMLHDFEEIIAVEKWATRTERKIISNNKWLNKKIWQFWNVNSYSFAKRDVFIFLTMSIITFIKIQNLESSWSSILYLSFLIFVLIHNVAHVLQTLLLKTYTPGLVTAILLVTPYTIYLLNRVTS, from the coding sequence ATAATATTTATGCTACATGATTTTGAGGAAATAATAGCAGTTGAGAAATGGGCTACTAGAACGGAACGTAAAATAATAAGTAATAACAAATGGTTAAACAAAAAGATTTGGCAATTTTGGAATGTTAATTCGTATTCCTTTGCAAAGAGAGACGTTTTTATATTCTTAACAATGTCTATTATAACTTTCATTAAAATTCAAAACTTAGAAAGTTCATGGAGTTCAATTTTATATCTTTCATTCTTGATATTTGTTTTAATTCACAATGTTGCCCATGTCTTGCAAACACTATTGTTAAAAACATATACCCCAGGTCTCGTTACTGCAATATTGTTGGTGACTCCTTACACTATATATTTGTTAAACCGAGTAACATCTTAG